Genomic segment of Benincasa hispida cultivar B227 chromosome 1, ASM972705v1, whole genome shotgun sequence:
TGCGCTGATTTGTTCCAAGGATGATTACAATAACAGTTACATCATCATGATATTTCCTTCTCCTGCCGGCTGGAATGGTTATTAATTCTTCTTTGCTAAAACCTATAAAACATAAGTTCTTTCATCATCAGCAATTATAGATACAAATAGATAGCTGAAATTTCAGATTATCAGCATAAGATTAGTTCTTTTTCTGAGCAAATTACTAAAACACCCCGTATTTTGTACCTTCGTAATGGAGtagtttcctttttcttttcttatttttcaatccTTTTCATGTAGTTGAtgtgaagaaaataaaacacTAAAGGCGTATGGATTTCAATAACTACacaaaatattagaaaactCATGATAAAAATAAGCATTATAACAAAagcaattaaattaaattaaattgaaaatcaaaataacatGAGTAAAATTTCTCCAGCCGGCCAAACGGCAGAATTGAAGAGCAGTGTTTTCACTGAACTTGTACTCAATGTCAGTATCCTTTAATAATGACTACTGACTAGTATTGTATAATATTGAAGGACATATCTCTCCAAAAGACTATCCTAGGTGAGAACGGCTAAGAGGATACAATTTAAAACCAGCAAGGGTATTCCAATTCCAACCTCAACTTGTTCTAGAAGTATTAACCTTTTGGTCAGGAATTAAATGATAGCAATGGTCCCTATTTCTTCAACGTTTTCTCTGCCATGTGTCATAAGTTTTTAATGTTATATCATCTCACAAGGAATTGACAATTCATCTTTTGTGGAAAACTTGAAGGGAATGCTTAACTTTAGATACATAAGAAACTTTCATCATggaaaattaacaataaaacaAACTAAAAAGTTGACTTCTGCTAACTGCTAAGAACATCATAAATAACTAAGTTCAACACTCTAGCCCATGGTCAAATATGACATTAAATGTAAGCTTTAaggttgactttttttttttctttttttttccagttGTGCATTCATGACGATATCATACCAAAGATGAGTTAATAACAGTAAAATGTTACTTCCATAAATGTAAATTGGCACACGATTCAAATATTTCACACAAAACGATTTGGAGTTAACCTGCGCAATCAGCTGCTTTCAATAGAAGCTGCTCCAGTAAAAATTTTGCAGGATCACCAGTTGGGTTGCTCAAGATATATGAATGGACAAGGTTCACTGCCTCCTCATTGTCAAAAAAGTCAAATAAACCATCACTTCCAACTATAACAAAGCAATCTGATTTTGATATCCTATGGATAGACAATGCCGGTTGAGTGGAAATATAGGGAGGGCTTATTAGATTACGAACTCGAAGAATACCCATCAAAGCATCATTAAATTTTTTCTGCAGAGGAAATAAATGTACAATATCAACTTATGATGGACTAAAATAATTTCCAGCACTGCAGACAAAGTTACCTGGCTCACTCAGAAATGAATACCATTTTTAGCATTGATACCACATCAACTTCGTCCTGAAAATTCATGTCctatatataataaagtggTCATGCATATTGATTTTTCTGTCCAGAGATGATATGGACTTATCAAGGACAGGTGAGATCCGAAGTGacaggggaaaaaaaaaaggatagaaTCCTTAAGTATGGGTTGGGGTGGTGGATTCGAATAAAGAACATACATGGTTAAAGCATAGCTATCGTAAATATCAAGCAGGTATTATAGGTTAGCATGAAGACTTGGTCACTAACCAAAAATCCTATTTCATTTAGCAACCTGCATCCTTTTTGTtctgttttttttgttttttgttttttgtttttttttttttgacggGAGCAACCTGCATCATTACTAGCATATTAAGACAGTGCCggtattatatttattaaatttttataaactgCACAAACAGAGAAATGATATCGTGTTATATGAGATTATGGCCATACTGACAGGCACGCAATCCATAACTGTCGCCTACCGTCTTCAAGTAGCCAACTCCAAACGCCCGAGTCACCTTCAGTTTTCCTTTGACTTTCCCACCAACAATGATTGTCGGATCATCAGGATGATCATGTTGTAACTGTGCTCTTTCAAGTTCATTATCCACAGTGTGACTCTCAGTGAGCTGTACAGCCTTCAGTCCCCCATTCCCTCTCATAGCACCCTCATCAAGGGTAGCTAGTACTGCTCTACTATCACCCAAATTTAGTGTGTACAAATCCTTTCCATGAAGAagaacaactaaaacacatGACCCAACAGAAACTAAATCAGGACGATCCTCCATTTCCTGTTCAACCATGTGCAGAAAATCATTCTCTGTTTGACTAAGAGCACGCTGGAGGCTATCGAACACCCCATACCTTAGAGGGTAGTTTGTCATTCCTGCTTTGGCATATGAATGGTTCTCTAATACATTGTGCATATCTGAagcaattttattattatttcccaAAGGAGGAAATCTTCCTTGAGTGATGCTACTATCATCAAGAAGATGTGAATTGTCCATGTCCAAACCGTCAGAGGTTTCATTCTTAGCTTCCCAATCTAGTAGGTTAAAATAAAATACGATGGTTTCATACAATGTGCCAGCAAGAAAATCAGCTGCATCTCTTCCATTGAAACCATCATAAATTGCACAAAATAGCCATCCATTTTCTTCAGAACAAACGGCTTGGACCCTGTCCTCACCAGCAGCTCCACCTGCCACTTGCACTTCCTTAACATTAAGAAAACCTTCACTTCCGGATGGAGCACTCATGGATTTCAACAagtatgaatcatattcagagGTTGAGGTAGATGGACTGCAACTTAAGTTTGACAGACTACTCTGCAGAGACGATGACAATATATCCAACCTTGAAAGGGTAGGTGATGAGGGAACCTTTCGGAATGAAGTAGGAGAATCCCAGGTCGGCAGAATTTCTTCTCCTATCAATCCATTGCATATATTTGTGTTTGCTAGGGTTGCATTAGCACTCAAGGCAGCACCAGATAAGCAAGAGAAACTGCTGATCTTTGGAAGTCTAGGCTGGATCTCGAACTTGTCAGAAACATCATGAATTTCATATATGTTACCATTGCATTTATAACCAAAGCTAACTTCAAGTTCTCCCTCAGGTTTTGTTGAAGCTTCTTGAAGCATACTATATGACTGTTACAACAAATACATTCATTTTTAATGCCCTTTCATAATAAAATTGGCAAAGTTAAGTTACTATGCAgcatttataaattttagtcaGATTTGAAAGATTAAACTCGATTACCTTTTCTATACCACCAAATAGATACAGACATACTTGCAATTTAGGCTTTTAAACTGTGAAAATGGGGAGGTAATGTTGTAATGTGTTAAACTCAGTATGTATAATATTAATCTATTGGCTAAATGTTCATCATCTTTTACAAACAGGGGGAGGAAGATCTTGATCATCTTTTGTGGGGATGCTAGTTTTCTTATTCCCTTTAGAGTCGTTGCTTAAGTTTGTCTGGGTTACCATGGAGTATAACAAGGATTGTCACTTTGTGATTGAGGAGATGCTGATTAACTCTTCTTTTTGAGATAAAGGGGTACGGAGAGCCTTGTAGCAGGCTTGCTGTTTGCTATATTGTGGGGAGTGTGGCTTGAGAGGGACCGTAGGATTTTTAGTGGTGTCGAGAGGTCTTTAGAGGAGGTGTGGGAGGGCATGAGATTTAATGTGTCTTTATGGGCAtcctttttttgtaattatcatTTGGGTATCATTCTTTTGGATATGAGTCCTTTCTTGTAGCTCAGGACTCCTTTCCTTTTGTGAGCTTCTTGTTTTTTCAATACCCTAGcacatgttttcatttttctcaatgaaagcttAATCCTTAAAAAGAGAAATCAATTAATGTGCATCCTTGCTACCGTATTCAActtatagaaaatgaaaatctaCACTACAGTTTCCTTTAGCTCtccttcaaattcaatttgCCCACATGAATTTGACTAAACCCCGTTATGATCACTAAAATATTTGTTACCTAGCATAACCTTCCCTTTCCTATCCGTTCGACAAACAAAACTAACCCATGCAAAGAAAACTCAAACAGTGAAACAATAGCACAGTTCCAGAAACCACAGGAACAAGACAACTGAACATGAAGTGCCTCCCATTTCAGTGATAAATCAAGAACAATCAAGAGAACAATTAAACTCTCAACTTCAATGACAGAAATGGAGAGACAGACGAATTAAACACGAACttgaaatccaaaattcaaCACAGATAATCAACAAAAACACACCACCAATTCATAGAAGAAAACCCAAAAGAGAAAAAGGGGGGAAGCAACAAAAAATAACCTAATTGAAGACGCCACGAAGCCGCCAGAAAAAACCAGCAGCATACAcctaaatcaattaaataaaagaattgaaaaggACAGTTGGAAATAAAATAGTGCAATAAGCCGCCGGAATTGGTATCAATCGCTGAAACGACAAAATGAAGCAGAGAAAACGAGAAAGAGAGAAGGAcagagaaaagagaaagaaaaacagagagaaagaaacacaaaccGGAGGCGCTGCTGAAGAGGGAACTGAAGGGAATGGCGATGAacaacagaagaagaagaagatgaagaagaagaagaagaagaagaagaagaagaagtgaagAATTCAGGAGAAGACGACGAAGTATGCATATGGGAGAGAAGAAAGCAAAGAGAAGTGAAAGCAAAGAGAGAAGAATGGAGAATCTGTATGTAAGTGGTACCTTAAAGGCGAAGGCCATTGGATGGTCAGGAAGACGCTCTGCTAAATTTaggcaatttttttctttggttcCCATTTTTACAACTTTTGTTAGATTCAATGTTTCgctttttgtttaattataaataaataaataaatatcttcctgattatttaattaattaatacaccttgtttttctttattattttcttccttAAATTATCTACTTTGATCactgatttttgttttcttaaaacttaaattctattttttttaaattcaattttgccTACAATTCTATTTTCACATcataaatttagaaatttgattctaatttgaattgtttttttaaatatttttatctttgtttaatataattttacattttaaaatttaaaatttggatataataaaatcataaatatgtcgttttcaaaatttacactgAATTTAAAAATAGGAACACCAAACATCCAAACATATCCTAGTTTTTTGTTTGATAATcctttagttttttaaaatggagtttatgaacattattttcattaaaaatattattattcacttttcactaatattttaaataattcaatcaaattttgaaagtttttcgagaatttatttttatttttaaaatttgattaagagaTAAGAATGTAGGAATCTTTTCAAGAAAGATAAGAATCGTAATGTAAAATTTATGAGAAAATTTAGGGAAAGAAATAACCGAAAACATAATAGGTACTAAATCAGGTCTATTTTGGAATTATAACAACTGTCACATCAACTAAGTTAGTTTAAATCGACCacaaaattagattttaattaAGTGTTTGctgtacttttaaaaaaaataatgagaaaCAATTTGTTGGCGTAgcgttggtttttttttttttttttttggcaacaACTCAATGCTTctaactttttatatttatagagtttttttttttaaaacaacttgtacttttcaagggaaaaaaaaaacaacttttgtatTTATAGtgattaaacttaaaatttttagGGTGAAAAACGAGGTTAAATAGAAATTACGTAGAATGACCAAAACGAAACATCCAATTGAAAAAatggttcatttttttattgtatgaTTTATGGCCAAAATGTGATGTGTAGGGATCCATCTGcacatttaatttttcaattctgTCCTCACAAAGCTTCCATCATCAAGTAGGTATGTCTTCCCACCATTTTAGTAAATTTATggtaattttaaaattctttaggatattttttttagatttagttTCTCATTATTAGATaggattcaagattaattaaaattattaaaaaaaaaaaaagattctaCCCAAAACTAgggttttaaagaaagattcttcattttctcttctgcCAAATAGTCGTCATACAGGAACTCCATGAGTGATTTCAAGTTTCCAACTCCTCATGGCTCAACTTTAGCAACAGATCGTGTCCGTTGGAGCAACCTTGCACCCGTTTAGTTTGAGTAGGTTTTTGAAGATTTTTTGATCTTGTGGCCTGTAATTGAGGAGAAACACTACGTTAGATTTGTGGTAGTTTCTTTGGCCATTGTCCGTCTCCGCCACCACTACACTGCCTCTGTAGTCTAGCACTACTGATTTAAATCTTTTTGGTGTCACTCTCAAAagactaaaaatcaaaagaaaatttataataccgaactactcctatcactacaaagacatagcaatagtggtaagtccGAGTTGATCTGCATAGAAGCGCGCTTTGTTTCATTAAGCTAATTTCCTAATTAAAGCGGTAAATAGGGAGGGGATTGGTGTGAAATAGATAAAAGCGTAAAACATAAAATGCGAGGGTAAATGTAAAGTAAGGATAGGAATTATCTAGTTTCAAGAGCAAAAGAGAACCTATGTAATTTCATTCATCAAAATTCGTTAATTGGATATGCAATTGATTTATGCGCTCACAACTCTCGTTTGACTCGACCAAGTTAGCCTCTACAAAGGTGGACAACTAGCTAAGACCAAACCAAGAAAGCATCCTAGTTAAACTACATGCATTAAATCCTAATTGGGTTTGAAAGCAATCAATTAAGACTTAACACATGCGCATTAAGATTTAGTATTTCATTATGTCGATTAATTAATGGGAAAACCCTAACTCAATCAACCGATTTATCCTTGAACCTAGATCAAGCATGCATCCTAAGACCCAAGATTATAGCATACACATTCAACTATTTGCTACCGGGGTGATTTTAAGCATATACGAACATTAGAGAAACGCGTGAGTCCAAAATCAACTAGCTAAGACATACATTCATGATAGAGGCGTCAATCCAacacacaaatatatatcaaaatcaagcaagactcaagaaaacataaattcattatacattaaatccaaagAACGGAAATCTCAAGAAAAACATAGGGTTCTTGCTCCAAAAATTAGATAGAAGTTACATAGAcaagaggaaaaggaaaagtCCAATCCGTCATTTATAACCCAAAAATAGATGTAAATCCTAAGCTAAGATGCTAAAATCTTAAGGGagaagaaggaaattgcgttggtgttgataccctaaatcttgtaggctcctatagtttgtaaaccttaaatgaacaaacttgtatgtgattaataatatttgatattttattcactttgtctatgaaatatgtgatattttagttgcattaaccacaaaccaataaactaacattcaaggttatcgttgtaacttaatcATGTATATCGAGACATActgatggatcatgtttaagtgataacctaaatagtctgtagtatatggataaggctgggtaccttataccttatcctggtgacattacgagtatgacccgatttgtagatgttacaaatgttgtaaaatgctacaaatgatctgatcatgttcattcatgtattagacatgcgggcggggatattctatacaaaggagtttgtataagatctatttagtctctttatataacaccgttcataatagagactttcattttactaggatgaccatagataacatgaccttaatccagagtgaattgtgaactcctgcctatgaaggcgatcttttgatttgtatgggtgatagtggctagatcgccgactcaacaagcctaccattttggggattcgtctgattggagagttgggaactcagctacacaagttggaattcactccttccccgaagtaggggtaagtagataaattcctcccttaagggctgattcgtGTCCTTTAagaatgtggcgccacaccctttcctagcccgagaggggtttagtcatagtaggactatgatctattgttcattagagggatcagtggtacttaagaagttagatgtaactacagggacctAACGGTAACTTGACTCAGCTAtacttacaaacaatttgtgaagggtcatcgtactgttgattggttatatctaatggacacaaaaatatatatgtagtgcgaagagttcaactgtcgatctttagtggagtgcccgacagttaacggatggtggataatgtaattaaagagtttaattaattattcacgtaccgttggagcttcaagctacaggttcataaagtccccttagtagctcaaaatgatttagttgagaatcagttttttggttaatttgaattgtttaaattaataagaggaaatttaattatatataatataattaagttgattcaattattatatgatatagttgttataatgtatttgatacattatagtttaattggaggaatagaaatttgaatgtgattcaaatatattttctatgaatgagattcataattgttaaatttaatataaatatgatttatattaaatgccataaaatagagaaaaagaactatagtttatattgtatatgatgcaatattaaaactatagtttataaatataatatgataagtttgttatcatatttatttatattattcattatttttaataataatccaTTTTTTCTCTTCAACCACCTTAGTAGGTGGTTAAGTGGTTTTTGTGGCAAATGGGATAAATGAaatgattttctatttttccctAGCTAGTCTCTACGGCAAACACagagtctatatgataggtaATCTTTGATTACACGATTGAGAAGCTTCTTATATGATAgtgttcttcttcaatcttcttcaatcttcttcctcctccaaactcaaaatccctctaaaccaaaatagtcagagcccacaactcctgggttctcactccgagcaTATCGtaggttccaagtggtggtgtcttctaTTTTTGTTCGTGATTTTCTTGAAGAGGGTTTTCAAGTTTTGTTGTTATTTGTAGAGTTTCTGTAAATTCGtgttttcaatctaaatggaatttggacgatccacttccgctcatggatTTCTTTAAAATTGAGTTCCTtccattggtatcagagccagtttgcattctgattccaaattccatttctatattGAAATCGTTTACAGTTTTGGGGTTTTAAGTTCTACATtgcatttaattgttaaatgtatgtggatggTTGTTGATGGATATTTTGGGGTAGTTGTCTCTATTTATGATTTtctgtttaaattacaaaagttaaatttgtaaaggcccctgcgtttttgggcattaaacttgcaatcgagtctatattcgTTTGGTTTTGAGTCGTTAGTGAAGCTTCAGAAGAAAGGTCATAGTgcgtttcgatggagaagatgaaACAGTGGCTGCATCATGTAGCTAGAGCTAAACGTTCGTTTAGTTTTTACTATGCGTTCGTGTAGAGTTTTctgcacgatcgtctagcatctgttaaatgattgtatagcaaatgttatgcgatcatgtagtgtttactacatgattgtgttgtgttggctgcatgatcgtgtaggcgcTCGATGGGTAGACGATCGcgcggtatatgatactcgatgcaaggcttgcgtgctaaacgatcatgtactatcatgctcatcccatagtcagtagctacacgatcgcatggtatgtg
This window contains:
- the LOC120073713 gene encoding probable protein phosphatase 2C 40 isoform X4, whose product is MGTKEKNCLNLAERLPDHPMAFAFKSYSMLQEASTKPEGELEVSFGYKCNGNIYEIHDVSDKFEIQPRLPKISSFSCLSGAALSANATLANTNICNGLIGEEILPTWDSPTSFRKVPSSPTLSRLDILSSSLQSSLSNLSCSPSTSTSEYDSYLLKSMSAPSGSEGFLNVKEVQVAGGAAGEDRVQAVCSEENGWLFCAIYDGFNGRDAADFLAGTLYETIVFYFNLLDWEAKNETSDGLDMDNSHLLDDSSITQGRFPPLGNNNKIASDMHNVLENHSYAKAGMTNYPLRYGVFDSLQRALSQTENDFLHMVEQEMEDRPDLVSVGSCVLVVLLHGKDLYTLNLGDSRAVLATLDEGAMRGNGGLKAVQLTESHTVDNELERAQLQHDHPDDPTIIVGGKVKGKLKVTRAFGVGYLKTKKFNDALMGILRVRNLISPPYISTQPALSIHRISKSDCFVIVGSDGLFDFFDNEEAVNLVHSYILSNPTGDPAKFLLEQLLLKAADCAGFSKEELITIPAGRRRKYHDDVTVIVIILGTNQRTTRASTSM
- the LOC120073713 gene encoding probable protein phosphatase 2C 40 isoform X3, translated to MGTKEKNCLNLAERLPDHPMAFAFKSYSMLQEASTKPEGELEVSFGYKCNGNIYEIHDVSDKFEIQPRLPKISSFSCLSGAALSANATLANTNICNGLIGEEILPTWDSPTSFRKVPSSPTLSRLDILSSSLQSSLSNLSCSPSTSTSEYDSYLLKSMSAPSGSEGFLNVKEVQVAGGAAGEDRVQAVCSEENGWLFCAIYDGFNGRDAADFLAGTLYETIVFYFNLLDWEAKNETSDGLDMDNSHLLDDSSITQGRFPPLGNNNKIASDMHNVLENHSYAKAGMTNYPLRYGVFDSLQRALSQTENDFLHMVEQEMEDRPDLVSVGSCVLVVLLHGKDLYTLNLGDSRAVLATLDEGAMRGNGGLKAVQLTESHTVDNELERAQLQHDHPDDPTIIVGGKVKGKLKVTRAFGVGYLKTKKFNDALMGILRVRNLISPPYISTQPALSIHRISKSDCFVIVGSDGLFDFFDNEEAVNLVHSYILSNPTGDPAKFLLEQLLLKAADCAGFSKEELITIPAGRRRKYHDDVTVIVIILGTNQRTTRASTSIE
- the LOC120073713 gene encoding probable protein phosphatase 2C 40 isoform X2 — protein: MGTKEKNCLNLAERLPDHPMAFAFKSYSMLQEASTKPEGELEVSFGYKCNGNIYEIHDVSDKFEIQPRLPKISSFSCLSGAALSANATLANTNICNGLIGEEILPTWDSPTSFRKVPSSPTLSRLDILSSSLQSSLSNLSCSPSTSTSEYDSYLLKSMSAPSGSEGFLNVKEVQVAGGAAGEDRVQAVCSEENGWLFCAIYDGFNGRDAADFLAGTLYETIVFYFNLLDWEAKNETSDGLDMDNSHLLDDSSITQGRFPPLGNNNKIASDMHNVLENHSYAKAGMTNYPLRYGVFDSLQRALSQTENDFLHMVEQEMEDRPDLVSVGSCVLVVLLHGKDLYTLNLGDSRAVLATLDEGAMRGNGGLKAVQLTESHTVDNELERAQLQHDHPDDPTIIVGGKVKGKLKVTRAFGVGYLKTKKFNDALMGILRVRNLISPPYISTQPALSIHRISKSDCFVIVGSDGLFDFFDNEEAVNLVHSYILSNPTGDPAKFLLEQLLLKAADCAGFSKEELITIPAGRRRKYHDDVTVIVIILGTNQRTTRASTSIDNLLED
- the LOC120073713 gene encoding probable protein phosphatase 2C 40 isoform X5, whose translation is MLQEASTKPEGELEVSFGYKCNGNIYEIHDVSDKFEIQPRLPKISSFSCLSGAALSANATLANTNICNGLIGEEILPTWDSPTSFRKVPSSPTLSRLDILSSSLQSSLSNLSCSPSTSTSEYDSYLLKSMSAPSGSEGFLNVKEVQVAGGAAGEDRVQAVCSEENGWLFCAIYDGFNGRDAADFLAGTLYETIVFYFNLLDWEAKNETSDGLDMDNSHLLDDSSITQGRFPPLGNNNKIASDMHNVLENHSYAKAGMTNYPLRYGVFDSLQRALSQTENDFLHMVEQEMEDRPDLVSVGSCVLVVLLHGKDLYTLNLGDSRAVLATLDEGAMRGNGGLKAVQLTESHTVDNELERAQLQHDHPDDPTIIVGGKVKGKLKVTRAFGVGYLKTKKFNDALMGILRVRNLISPPYISTQPALSIHRISKSDCFVIVGSDGLFDFFDNEEAVNLVHSYILSNPTGDPAKFLLEQLLLKAADCAGFSKEELITIPAGRRRKYHDDVTVIVIILGTNQRTTRASTSIKGPFPLGRRAAKAKASSLSKGKRS
- the LOC120073713 gene encoding probable protein phosphatase 2C 40 isoform X1: MGTKEKNCLNLAERLPDHPMAFAFKSYSMLQEASTKPEGELEVSFGYKCNGNIYEIHDVSDKFEIQPRLPKISSFSCLSGAALSANATLANTNICNGLIGEEILPTWDSPTSFRKVPSSPTLSRLDILSSSLQSSLSNLSCSPSTSTSEYDSYLLKSMSAPSGSEGFLNVKEVQVAGGAAGEDRVQAVCSEENGWLFCAIYDGFNGRDAADFLAGTLYETIVFYFNLLDWEAKNETSDGLDMDNSHLLDDSSITQGRFPPLGNNNKIASDMHNVLENHSYAKAGMTNYPLRYGVFDSLQRALSQTENDFLHMVEQEMEDRPDLVSVGSCVLVVLLHGKDLYTLNLGDSRAVLATLDEGAMRGNGGLKAVQLTESHTVDNELERAQLQHDHPDDPTIIVGGKVKGKLKVTRAFGVGYLKTKKFNDALMGILRVRNLISPPYISTQPALSIHRISKSDCFVIVGSDGLFDFFDNEEAVNLVHSYILSNPTGDPAKFLLEQLLLKAADCAGFSKEELITIPAGRRRKYHDDVTVIVIILGTNQRTTRASTSIKGPFPLGRRAAKAKASSLSKGKRS